From Triticum urartu cultivar G1812 chromosome 2, Tu2.1, whole genome shotgun sequence, a single genomic window includes:
- the LOC125541133 gene encoding indole-2-monooxygenase-like yields the protein MAHHLVAVHHLMHETPLQAVLLLLLLLLLRFATTSSSKQQANRKRLPPSPPGLPVIGHLHLGRDHVSLCNLAKKHGSDDGFMLLRRGAVRHLVVSSPRAARAIMRTHDHLFASRPTSMVAHELLYGPMDVVFAPYGEHWRLARKLVATHLLSVKKIQSYRLARQQEVSLVMAVIRESAAASTVIDMGEMMNTFVNDMVCRALSGKFIMKEGRNKIFRELIEANSALFASFNLENCFPRLAWLTRSNVCNKAKNVNRRWDDLLEKIIQDHEKLSLLPPHGRHDATQEEGSDFVDVLLSVRQQKDYDGITREQIKAILMDMFAAGTDTSSFALEVAMAEIMCNPRVMTKLQAEVRNNTPKGQDMVEEENLANMTYLKAVVKETLRLHPPLPLLIPHLSMVASQVDVAGYTVPSGTWVMVNTWAINRDSEWWEKPEEFLPERFIEGGSASAVDLRGNDFQFLPFGAGRRICPGINFGLATIGLMLANLVYCHDWELSPDMGKKGIDMTEVFRLSVRRKEKLMLVPKNHSSV from the exons ATGGCGCATCACTTGGTTGCAGTACACCACCTCATGCATGAGACGCCTCTACAAGCAGTGCTACTTCTattgctactactgctactgcgCTTCGCCACAACAAGTAGTAGCAAGCAGCAGGCCAATAGAAAGCGTCTCCCTCCTTCCCCTCCAGGCCTCCCTGTGATAGGCCACTTGCACCTGGGCCGAGATCACGTCTCACTATGCAACCTCGCCAAGAAGCACGGCTCGGACGACGGCTTCATGCTCCTCCGTCGCGGCGCCGTCCGGCACCTCGTTGTGTCGTCCCCACGCGCCGCCAGGGCGATCATGCGGACGCATGATCACCTGTTCGCGTCGCGGCCAACATCCATGGTCGCCCACGAGCTCCTATATGGGCCGATGGACGTCGTCTTCGCCCCCTACGGCGAGCACTGGCGGCTGGCGAGGAAGCTCGTCGCCACGCATCTGCTCAGCGTTAAGAAGATCCAATCGTACCGCCTCGCCCGTCAGCAAGAG GTGAGCCTGGTAATGGCCGTGATACGGGAGTCGGCGGCTGCGAGCACGGTGATCGACATGGGTGAGATGATGAACACCTTTGTGAATGACATGGTGTGCCGCGCCTTGTCCGGGAAGTTCATCATGAAAGAAGGCCGGAACAAGATATTCAGAGAGCTGATCGAGGCGAACTCAGCTCTCTTTGCAAGTTTCAACCTGGAAAACTGCTTCCCAAGGTTAGCATGGCTCACTAGATCTAATGTTTGCAACAAGGCCAAGAAtgtgaacagaagatgggacgaTCTGCTCGAAAAGATAATACAAGACCACGAGAAACTATCATTGTTGCCACCACATGGCAGGCACGATGCCACACAGGAAGAAGGGAGTGACTTCGTTGATGTACTTCTATCGGTTCGGCAGCAGAAAGACTATGATGGTATCACCAGAGAGCAAATCAAGGCCATCTTAATG GACATGTTTGCTGCGGGCACGGACACATCGTCCTTCGCCTTGGAGGTAGCTATGGCTGAGATCATGTGCAACCCTCGGGTCATGACTAAGCTACAAGCCGAGGTGAGAAACAACACACCGAAGGGGCAAGATATGGTCGAGGAAGAGAACTTAGCCAACATGACATATTTGAAGGCCGTGGTGAAGGAAACGCTTAGGCTGCACCCGCCGCTACCGCTCCTCATCCCTCATCTTTCCATGGTAGCGAGCCAAGTCGACGTCGCTGGATACACGGTCCCTTCTGGAACATGGGTCATGGTGAACACATGGGCTATCAACAGAGACTCTGAGTGGTGGGAGAAGCCAGAAGAGTTCCTACCGGAAAGGTTCATAGAGGGTGGTAGTGCCTCGGCGGTGGACTTGAGGGGGAATGACTTTCAGTTTTTGCCGTTTGGAGCTGGTAGGAGGATCTGCCCTGGTATCAACTTCGGGCTGGCGACCATCGGGCTCATGCTGGCAAACCTTGTGTACTGTCATGACTGGGAGCTGTCGCCCGACATGGGCAAGAAGGGTATTGACATGACCGAAGTGTTTCGCCTAAGCGTCCGACGGAAGGAGAAACTGATGCTTGTTCCCAAGAACCACTCAAGTGTGTGA